GGCGGTGCCGCCGCCGTTGGGGGTGACCAGGATCCGGTAGGCGGACATGCCGTTCAGGCCGGTCAGCGGGACCGTGACGGAGCCGCCAGAGGGGGTGAAGGCGGCGCGGGAGATGGTCCGCGGCGGGGCTGAGGCACCCTCGTAGCCGCTCCAGTCAAGGGCCTGGACGGTGACCTCCACCTTGCTGCCGAAGGTGGCGGACGGGATGTTGTTGATCACGACGTTGGTGTCGGTGGACGAACCTCCGACGATCACCTGGGCCTGCTTCCTGGCCGTGTCCAGGGAGGCGAGGCCCTGCAGGGTGTCGATGGTGTTCGCCTGCGGCGGCGTGGTCTGCACGCTCTGGCCGGTCATCTGGGCGTACCAGTGCCAGAACCACCATGAGCCGTTGGGGATGTTGGTGTGGACGGTGTTGCCGTCCATGTTGCCCGCTATGTCCCAGTACGGCTGCTCGGCGTAGACCTTGGTGTCCTCGAACATCGAGGCCCACTGCACCAGTTGGCCTGGCACCGACTGATCGCGCCGGTCGGCGTACTCGTCGATGTTGATGGTGATGGGACTGATACCGCGGGCGCTCTCCAGGGAGCGGTAGGTGCTGTAGTGGCCCCGGTAGTTGGCGAGCGACGCCGGGTCCAACTCGTGCCAGGTGAATACGTCCGGCAACTGGTTGTTGGCCTTGGCGTAGGTCAGGAAGTCACCGAAGAACTTGCTGTTGAAGTGGGCCGTGTTGGGCCCGCCGATCTTCGCTGCGGGGAAGTCGCTCTTGATGCGCTGGTAGGCGGCGCTCCAGTCGGAGTCGAACTTGTTGAGGGCCGTCTGGTAGGTGGTGGTGTTGGTGCTGCCGATGCCGGTGTACCAGTTGCCGTCCGGCTCGTTGAAGGGGACGAAGACCACCTTGTTCGCCCAGGAGGCGCCCTTGACCGTGTTGACCGCGGTGTCGATCTTGGTGAGGTAGTCGCTGATGCCCAGGTTCTGGTAAGGCCAGTCCGAATACTCGTCCTGAATGTTGGTGTACATCGTGCCGCCGCCGTTGCGGAAGAACGACGGGGCGACGTCCATGATGTCGCCGTTGGGGTGCTGGGCGCCGTTCGGCGGCTTCTGGGAGCCGGTGGTGAGCTTCAGCGGCGCCAGCAGGTTGTCGCTGGGGACGCCGTCGTCGCTCTGCCCGTACAGTGCGCCGTTCGAACCGTGGAGGACGGCACCGTTGGTGTTGCCGAGGTCCACGGTGAAGGACTGGGAGGCGGCCTGGGCGGTCTGCGGGAAGGCGAGCGCCGTGCCGACCAGGGCCGTGACGGCGAGGAGCGCGCTGGTGAGCTTCGCTCTGGTGTGCCTGGGCGGCGCAGCGCCCGGTGTGCGGGTGTCGAGGGACATGGGGACCTGGCTTTCTCCTCCCGCGGCACTGCGGGAGGACGGATCGGGGAACGGGATGTTATCGCTCACATCCCCCGCAGATGGAGCGGTATGAAGTGGTATGAGTCACGATGGTCCGGCGGAAACGGTCAGGCGGGGCGGTGCGGCGCCGGGCCGGTGCTCTCGCGGACGATCAGGTCGGGTTCGGCCCACAGCGGTGGTGGCGGGGTGTTGTCCGGGTCGAGCAGCCGGTGCAGCATCCCGAAGGCGCCACGCCCCAGCCCTTCGAAGTCCAGCCGTACCGTGGTCAGGGTGGGGTGGGTGTACGCGGCGTACGGCGCGTCGTCGAAGCCCATGACGCTGAGGTCGCCTGGCACGTCTCGGCCCGCCTCGCGGGCCGCCCGGAGCACACCGAGTGCGAGGTCGTCGTTGCCGCACAGGACTGCCGTGACCTGCGGATCGGCGACCACGCTACGGGCGGCCAGATACCCGGATCGCGGGCTCCAGCCGCCTTCCAGCGCCCCGGGGACGGAACGGCCGGCGCCGGTGAGCGCGTCCCGCCAGCCCTCGGCGCGCTGACCGACGCGGGTCGTGGTGGACGGGATCGTCATGTAGTGGACGGTCCGGTGGCCGAGGCCGAGCAGGTAGCGGGTGGCCTGGGCCGCCGCCGCCCGGTCGTCGAGCCAGGCTTCGGGTCTGCCGGTCCGCCCGTCCTCCCGCGGCCGCTCCACCACGGCGGCCGCGGGGAAGTCGGCGGGCAGCGCCTGCCAGGCCCCTTCGCCGGCTGCGTTGAAGGCGATCACCAGGACGGGTTCCCCGGGGCGGGCGAGCCGGCCGGCGATGTCGTCGGGCGTCAGCGGGGAGGCTTCGTCCAGGACACTGACCGATACGGCGAAGCCGGCTGTCCGGGCCGCCTCCTCTATGCCCCGCAGTGCGAGGGCGGCACCGTACAGGGTGGTGTCCGAG
This genomic interval from Streptomyces sp. B21-083 contains the following:
- a CDS encoding LacI family DNA-binding transcriptional regulator, with amino-acid sequence MQDHTPARRDEEPSQDGADRQRSVSIFDVAKAAGVSHQTVSRVINRRPRVAKATRERVLEVIDELGYKPNRLARALAGGVVRSVTVLTSDTTLYGAALALRGIEEAARTAGFAVSVSVLDEASPLTPDDIAGRLARPGEPVLVIAFNAAGEGAWQALPADFPAAAVVERPREDGRTGRPEAWLDDRAAAAQATRYLLGLGHRTVHYMTIPSTTTRVGQRAEGWRDALTGAGRSVPGALEGGWSPRSGYLAARSVVADPQVTAVLCGNDDLALGVLRAAREAGRDVPGDLSVMGFDDAPYAAYTHPTLTTVRLDFEGLGRGAFGMLHRLLDPDNTPPPPLWAEPDLIVRESTGPAPHRPA
- a CDS encoding carbohydrate-binding protein is translated as MSLDTRTPGAAPPRHTRAKLTSALLAVTALVGTALAFPQTAQAASQSFTVDLGNTNGAVLHGSNGALYGQSDDGVPSDNLLAPLKLTTGSQKPPNGAQHPNGDIMDVAPSFFRNGGGTMYTNIQDEYSDWPYQNLGISDYLTKIDTAVNTVKGASWANKVVFVPFNEPDGNWYTGIGSTNTTTYQTALNKFDSDWSAAYQRIKSDFPAAKIGGPNTAHFNSKFFGDFLTYAKANNQLPDVFTWHELDPASLANYRGHYSTYRSLESARGISPITINIDEYADRRDQSVPGQLVQWASMFEDTKVYAEQPYWDIAGNMDGNTVHTNIPNGSWWFWHWYAQMTGQSVQTTPPQANTIDTLQGLASLDTARKQAQVIVGGSSTDTNVVINNIPSATFGSKVEVTVQALDWSGYEGASAPPRTISRAAFTPSGGSVTVPLTGLNGMSAYRILVTPNGGGTAATPTVPSSTSYEAENAAITDGSIVTQGTVSNAGGYATSGTKDVGYLSQSDSKVVFTVNAPSAGTYNLRVFYGNQNGSPSQQVLRIDGANPKFVTYPSTMNWQYRSTVTVPVSLSAGSHTVSLAVTDPTLGTSAGQVTLDKIDLTAAQSTPETAYEATLADVSGSPSYSYSDVGETGTGALAMTSGDGATFDAYAPSDGYYTVKTDYTSAGGSTGLALNGTTVATYGSSSGAATTSSTRLYLAAGINRITVSPNSGTALTLRDLKVDGSGDTTGVAKYEAENGTLAGAAKAQSDTWASGGKNVGYVGNGSANTLAFGNVNASAAGRYAVVVHYSNNDRAGTGNYNINVESRTAQLTVNGGTPSTLTFRNTYSWNDYWSLGTTVNLNSGTNTLKFSNSSSYAPDIDYIEVAPVNG